The genomic region TTCCTGTTCTAGCCGGAGAAAAAGCGTACAATATATTGGGGCTAAAAAGTAAAATAATACAATGAGTCTTGAAAGACAAGAAAGAATATTGACAGGTATGCGACCCACAGGTCCTTTGCATCTTGGTCATTATGTTGGAGCGTTAGAAAACTGGGTCAATCTTCAGGATAAGTATGATAGTT from Nitrospirota bacterium harbors:
- a CDS encoding tryptophan--tRNA ligase (catalyzes a two-step reaction, first charging a tryptophan molecule by linking its carboxyl group to the alpha-phosphate of ATP, followed by transfer of the aminoacyl-adenylate to its tRNA), coding for MSLERQERILTGMRPTGPLHLGHYVGALENWVNLQDKYDS